The segment TCCCCTGTGCTTTTTGTGTCCCTCGTGGTCATTCGCACGCCCACCGCCTCAGGATTTGACCTGCCGGTCCGCCCACCCATTGTGCGCCGCGATGAAAGTCCTTCGTGCCAAGAGCGCCGGGTTCTGTTGGGGAGTCGAGCGCGCCATCGAGATCACGCGCGACTACGCGCACCAAGGACGGAAGCCCGTCTACACGGATGGCCCGTTGATCCACAACCGCCAGATGATGGAGAAGTTGTCCGAGGAGGGCATCCGCGAGGTCGGCGACTACCAGAGCCGCGCGAACATCGCGGTGAACCCCGCCGCCCCGGGCGAGAATCCCGTGATGGTGGTGCGCGCGCATGGCATTTCGCCGGAGCGGCGCAACTACCTGAAAAGCCTCGGCATGGACTTCAAGGACGCGACGTGTCCCGACGTCGGCATCATCGCGGGCAAGATCCGGCTGCACGCCAAGAAAGGCTACGCGACGATCATCTTCGGCGACAAAAATCATCCGGAAGCGATCGGGCTGTTGGGTTACACGGAGGGTCGCGGCTACTGCATCACGAGCAAGGCGGACATCGATGCGCTGCCGGCGCTCGAGCGCGTGTGCATGGTTTCCCAATCGACGATGTTCATGCACGAATTCGCCGAGCTCTCCGAATATGCGCGGCAGAAGTTCAAGGAAGTGCTGGTGTTCGACACGATCTGTCAGGCGACGAAGGACCGGCAAACCGACGTCGTCGCACTCGCGCGTCAAGGCGCGCAGGCGATCGTCGTCATCGGCGGCCATCACTCGGCGAACACGGTGAAACTGGCCTCGCTCGCGCGGTTGCAGAACCTGCCCACGTATCACATCGAAACCGCCGCCGAGCTTTCGCCGGAGGAGATGAAAAAGTTCACCGTGATCGGCGTCACCGCCGGCGCCTCGACGCCCGAATTCCTGATCAGCGAAGTCTGCGCGAAGCTCGAGGCGTTGTGAGCGGCGAGCGAG is part of the Opitutus terrae PB90-1 genome and harbors:
- the ispH gene encoding 4-hydroxy-3-methylbut-2-enyl diphosphate reductase, producing the protein MKVLRAKSAGFCWGVERAIEITRDYAHQGRKPVYTDGPLIHNRQMMEKLSEEGIREVGDYQSRANIAVNPAAPGENPVMVVRAHGISPERRNYLKSLGMDFKDATCPDVGIIAGKIRLHAKKGYATIIFGDKNHPEAIGLLGYTEGRGYCITSKADIDALPALERVCMVSQSTMFMHEFAELSEYARQKFKEVLVFDTICQATKDRQTDVVALARQGAQAIVVIGGHHSANTVKLASLARLQNLPTYHIETAAELSPEEMKKFTVIGVTAGASTPEFLISEVCAKLEAL